One Bdellovibrio sp. ArHS genomic region harbors:
- a CDS encoding DUF883 family protein encodes METTPNDFRSNLGNIKENVKQGVKQELERSGWTDTYHMAQDKAREAMDASEDFVKAHPFYTILGAAAVGLVAGLLIRRK; translated from the coding sequence ATGGAAACGACCCCAAACGATTTCAGAAGCAACCTTGGCAACATCAAAGAAAATGTAAAACAAGGTGTGAAGCAGGAACTTGAAAGAAGTGGCTGGACGGATACATATCACATGGCTCAAGACAAAGCCCGCGAAGCCATGGACGCTTCCGAAGATTTTGTGAAGGCTCATCCCTTCTATACAATCCTAGGTGCCGCCGCAGTGGGTCTGGTGGCCGGTCTCTTGATTCGTCGCAAATAA
- the kefC gene encoding glutathione-regulated potassium-efflux system protein KefC, with protein MESGGLFYILVFLVAALVCVPICKRLGLGSVLGYLLAGMIIGPHGLKVIVGVQDIMHLSEFGVVLLMFLIGLELAPKKLWDMRVSIFGLGGLQVTLVGVTIALLTKVFFAQSIAVSGLVGMAFALSSTALGLQLLSERKLLTTTAGSSAFSILLFQDIAVIPMIAILPLMTLSAGESSSHENPWGHVLQVGMILTAVIVFGRLLLRHLLRWIGSLHLREIFTAFALFLVIGMSFLMQKLGLSMALGAFLAGVLLADSEYRHALETDIEPFKGLLMGLFFMSVGMSVDLMKVFASPGPFLLLVLLVFIIKTALHAGLAFLFQLPRTQVPFFAILLSQIGEFAFVLIGTAQGLRVLDQATTGTLTAIVALSMLFTPLAVLIYDKIYLRYFSRKSPMEEEKIEDEHSPVIIAGFGRFGQIIGRLLYANRVKATVLDHEPSQIEMLRRFGFKVYYGDATRMDLLEAAGARHAQILVVAIDDMDDGLKLIDAVRETFPHLKIFARARNVAHVYALMDRNVFNFEREVFESSLRMGSSILRSLGWPAYQSVIAANIFRDHNNQMLEDLHHRQGDPDDMVSRSKQARDDLEKMFQQENQYLERTESWSNEQ; from the coding sequence ATGGAATCAGGCGGTCTTTTTTATATTTTGGTTTTTCTAGTAGCGGCATTGGTCTGCGTGCCAATTTGCAAGCGGTTGGGATTGGGGTCGGTCTTGGGTTACCTTCTGGCGGGAATGATCATCGGCCCTCACGGACTGAAAGTGATTGTCGGTGTCCAGGATATCATGCACCTTTCCGAATTTGGCGTTGTGCTGTTGATGTTTCTTATTGGCCTTGAACTTGCGCCAAAGAAACTTTGGGATATGCGTGTTTCCATTTTTGGTCTGGGTGGTTTGCAAGTAACCTTGGTGGGTGTCACGATCGCCTTGCTCACAAAAGTGTTTTTCGCGCAAAGTATTGCGGTTTCAGGATTGGTGGGAATGGCCTTTGCGTTGTCGTCAACGGCCCTCGGTCTGCAACTTCTTTCCGAAAGAAAGCTGTTAACGACCACGGCGGGTTCGTCGGCATTTTCGATTCTGCTTTTTCAGGACATCGCTGTGATTCCCATGATCGCGATCTTGCCTTTAATGACATTGAGTGCGGGGGAGTCATCCAGCCACGAGAATCCTTGGGGTCATGTTTTGCAGGTGGGGATGATTTTGACGGCCGTCATTGTTTTCGGTCGTTTGCTGCTGCGTCATCTTCTGCGTTGGATTGGCTCTTTGCATTTGCGCGAAATATTCACCGCCTTTGCGCTATTCTTAGTGATTGGGATGTCCTTTCTGATGCAAAAGTTAGGACTTTCGATGGCCTTGGGGGCCTTTTTGGCCGGAGTGCTTTTGGCGGATAGTGAGTATCGCCACGCTCTGGAGACTGACATTGAACCTTTTAAAGGGTTGCTGATGGGGCTGTTCTTCATGTCCGTCGGTATGAGTGTGGATCTGATGAAGGTTTTTGCCAGTCCCGGTCCGTTTTTGCTTTTAGTCTTGCTGGTCTTTATCATAAAAACCGCCTTGCATGCGGGATTGGCTTTTTTGTTTCAGTTGCCGCGAACCCAGGTTCCCTTCTTTGCAATCCTCCTGTCGCAGATCGGAGAATTCGCTTTTGTTTTGATCGGGACGGCACAAGGATTGCGGGTTCTTGATCAGGCAACCACGGGAACTTTAACGGCCATTGTGGCTTTATCCATGTTGTTCACTCCTTTGGCTGTTCTTATTTACGATAAAATTTATCTTCGCTATTTTTCGCGAAAATCCCCCATGGAAGAGGAAAAAATCGAAGATGAACACAGTCCTGTCATTATTGCCGGCTTCGGTCGTTTCGGGCAGATCATCGGTCGTTTGCTTTATGCCAACAGAGTGAAAGCCACGGTTTTAGATCACGAGCCCAGTCAGATCGAAATGCTGCGGCGTTTTGGTTTTAAAGTCTACTATGGCGATGCGACCCGCATGGATCTTTTGGAGGCGGCGGGGGCTCGTCATGCTCAGATTCTGGTTGTTGCGATCGACGATATGGACGACGGTCTAAAACTGATTGATGCGGTTCGCGAGACCTTTCCGCATTTAAAGATTTTTGCCCGGGCACGGAATGTAGCTCACGTTTATGCTTTGATGGATCGGAATGTTTTTAATTTCGAACGAGAAGTTTTTGAATCGTCGCTAAGAATGGGATCGTCCATTTTACGGTCTTTGGGATGGCCGGCTTATCAAAGTGTGATTGCCGCCAATATTTTCCGGGATCATAATAATCAGATGCTAGAGGATTTGCATCATCGGCAAGGGGATCCTGACGACATGGTTTCGCGCTCGAAACAGGCGCGGGATGATCTGGAAAAAATGTTCCAACAGGAAAATCAGTATCTTGAACGTACGGAATCTTGGAGTAATGAGCAGTGA
- a CDS encoding NAD(P)H-dependent oxidoreductase, whose amino-acid sequence MRKTLVLFAHPFSKQSRVNRAIMEQLRDLKNVYVHDLYETYPYFHIQVQKEQELLMAHDLVVWQHPFYWFSMPPLMKLWCDEVLRRGFAYGPGGDKLHGKDFFLSITTGGWTDPNAPGNVDEFFPPYRKTIELCGMKWHKPLVMTGTGKATEEQILLHAENVRQRMVDYCATGVCKDV is encoded by the coding sequence ATGAGAAAAACCCTTGTCTTATTCGCCCATCCCTTCTCAAAGCAATCCCGTGTCAACCGCGCTATCATGGAGCAGCTTCGCGATCTAAAGAATGTTTACGTGCACGATCTTTATGAAACTTATCCTTATTTTCACATTCAGGTGCAAAAAGAGCAGGAGCTTTTGATGGCTCATGATCTTGTAGTTTGGCAACATCCTTTTTATTGGTTTTCGATGCCCCCCTTGATGAAGCTTTGGTGCGATGAAGTTTTGCGCCGGGGGTTTGCATACGGTCCAGGCGGAGACAAGCTTCATGGCAAAGATTTTTTCTTATCAATTACAACGGGGGGATGGACGGACCCCAATGCGCCCGGAAATGTCGACGAATTTTTTCCTCCTTATCGCAAGACCATCGAGTTGTGCGGAATGAAATGGCACAAACCCCTGGTTATGACCGGAACGGGAAAAGCCACCGAAGAACAAATTCTTTTGCACGCAGAAAATGTCCGCCAACGAATGGTGGACTACTGCGCGACGGGTGTCTGTAAAGACGTTTAG
- a CDS encoding TolC family protein: MSKHVLFFLLLPLLTTCPSAAATLQEAYQAALQKNETVGLENSKVTQAKERVSQLRGGLLPQISAKATYFMQPEAKDPLAREIFPDKQTTVALSANQVLFRGLREFAGLRQQKDLLGSQEEARNQALLQLYQDVANSYLNILALEQDAKNLEMQITLYDERVAELSGRVRRGESNSTEVLTAQSTQASLKAEAQIVSGNLKMAREVFSFVTGLPATEVLTDPALTKDKNIQDLSYYLKRVEERYDVKSARLLLQAAEEDVRIAKGAHWPSLDVAGNYYLKRPEGFSEDLKWDVQFTLTLPLFEGGTTQARVRESASKRIEADLTLARLRRQAEQEIRSYYENYQSRLKQVEALAKATSLSQKNYQVLQRDYRRGLARNVDVQIALTDFRVASRALDQARFASQSELVRLQIAAAEMLAPSVKEN, encoded by the coding sequence ATGTCAAAACACGTCTTATTCTTCTTGTTACTCCCTCTTTTAACAACATGCCCTTCTGCCGCAGCCACTCTTCAGGAAGCCTATCAAGCGGCTCTGCAAAAGAACGAAACTGTGGGATTGGAAAATTCGAAAGTCACCCAGGCCAAAGAACGCGTCTCTCAGCTTCGGGGCGGTTTGCTGCCGCAGATCTCTGCCAAGGCCACCTACTTTATGCAGCCCGAGGCAAAAGATCCTTTGGCACGCGAGATTTTTCCAGACAAACAAACCACGGTGGCACTTTCCGCCAATCAGGTTCTGTTTCGCGGTCTTCGAGAGTTCGCGGGTCTGCGCCAGCAAAAAGATTTATTAGGTTCCCAAGAAGAAGCCCGCAATCAGGCGTTGTTGCAGCTCTATCAAGACGTGGCGAATTCTTATTTGAATATTCTGGCATTGGAACAAGATGCGAAGAATCTGGAAATGCAAATTACACTCTATGACGAGCGTGTCGCAGAACTCAGTGGCCGAGTTCGTCGCGGCGAATCCAATTCGACAGAGGTTCTGACCGCGCAATCGACCCAGGCCAGTCTAAAAGCCGAAGCCCAGATTGTCAGTGGCAATTTAAAAATGGCCCGCGAGGTATTTTCGTTCGTGACTGGTTTGCCGGCGACGGAAGTTTTGACTGATCCGGCGTTGACGAAGGATAAAAACATACAGGATTTGAGCTACTATTTGAAGCGAGTTGAAGAGCGCTACGACGTAAAGTCGGCACGGTTGCTTTTGCAGGCGGCAGAAGAAGACGTGCGTATTGCCAAGGGCGCTCATTGGCCTTCTTTGGATGTTGCCGGGAATTACTATCTAAAGCGTCCCGAAGGGTTCAGCGAGGATTTGAAATGGGATGTGCAGTTCACTTTGACTTTGCCTCTTTTTGAAGGCGGAACGACGCAGGCGCGCGTGCGGGAGTCCGCTTCCAAAAGAATCGAGGCGGATCTGACCTTGGCGCGTTTGCGCCGTCAAGCCGAACAAGAAATTCGCTCTTACTATGAAAACTATCAATCCCGTCTAAAGCAAGTAGAGGCTTTGGCAAAGGCCACCAGTTTGTCCCAGAAAAACTATCAGGTTCTACAGCGTGACTATCGTCGCGGCTTGGCGCGCAACGTGGATGTGCAAATCGCCTTGACGGACTTCCGGGTGGCCTCTCGAGCCCTGGATCAGGCACGTTTTGCGTCTCAATCGGAATTAGTGCGTTTGCAAATAGCCGCGGCTGAAATGTTGGCTCCCTCTGTGAAGGAAAATTAA
- a CDS encoding host attachment family protein, protein MKTWIVVVNRCEAKIFEHGNNRSADVQFVTKLANPRGRLKAQDINADKPGSFVSGFTNHGTGREKIDSPTEHVAQEFAKQVSDFLYDSSQQHLFEELILIAEPQFLGRLRGLLNKEVRQCIVQEIAKDLVSAATVTDLKDRLWPSSDLRSATI, encoded by the coding sequence ATGAAAACTTGGATTGTCGTCGTCAACCGTTGTGAAGCGAAGATATTTGAACATGGCAACAACCGCTCCGCAGATGTGCAATTTGTCACAAAACTGGCGAATCCCCGAGGGCGTTTGAAAGCTCAGGATATCAATGCCGATAAACCGGGAAGTTTTGTCTCAGGTTTCACGAATCATGGCACGGGCCGAGAGAAAATTGATTCACCGACTGAACATGTCGCCCAAGAGTTTGCCAAACAGGTCAGCGACTTTCTTTATGATTCTTCCCAACAACATCTTTTCGAAGAACTGATTTTAATTGCCGAGCCGCAGTTTCTGGGACGCTTGCGCGGCCTTTTAAATAAAGAAGTTCGACAATGTATTGTGCAAGAGATTGCGAAGGATCTTGTGAGTGCCGCGACCGTCACTGATTTGAAGGACCGCCTTTGGCCGTCTTCGGATTTACGCTCTGCAACTATCTAA